A part of Brassica rapa cultivar Chiifu-401-42 chromosome A05, CAAS_Brap_v3.01, whole genome shotgun sequence genomic DNA contains:
- the LOC103868630 gene encoding uncharacterized protein LOC103868630 yields MVDGICRVMQDIDLGVNDEPFVRPQAVIQQAAEENHFFLVGQPVMPRRQNLCVIIAAMPRTWGLEGNVRGRITEGRIFQFVFPSEEATETVICRGPLAYAERMLVLHRWAPLMDVDLLNYIPLWIQILGIPFQFMNREVILHIARAMNQQYIQMEYNEENGACVINNEGFAPDGNDDSEIVEEEEAADPEPEVYQIQDAYERNVAAWEAENDDEELWDGHGMQTMF; encoded by the exons ATGGTGGATGGAATTTGTCGTGTTATGCAAGACATCGATTTGGGGGTTAATGATGAGCCTTTTGTTCGGCCACAGGCGGTGATTCAACAAGCGGCAGAAGAGAATCATTTCTTTCTTGTGGGCCAACCGGTTATGCCGAGAAGACAAAACCTTTGTGTCATCATTGCTGCGATGCCTCGAACTTGGGGTTTGGAAGGTAACGTTCGTGGGAGAATAACTGAAGGTAGAATATTTCAGTTCGTCTTTCCATCTGAGGAAGCCACGGAAACGGTGATTTGTCGGGGTCCATTGGCGTATGCTGAGAGAATGTTGGTCCTTCATCGTTGGGCTCCTCTGATGGATGTGGATCTCCTCAACTACATACCTTTATGGATTCAGATCCTAGGGATTCCCTTCCAGTTCATGAACAGAGAGGTCATTCTCCACATCGCCCGTGCAATGAATCAGCAATACATTCAAATGGAGTATAATGAAGAGAATG GCGCTTGTGTCATCAACAATGAAGGTTTTGCACCAGATGGAAACGATGACAGCG AGATTGTTGAAGAGGAAGAGGCTGCTGATCCAGAACCAGAAGTTTACCAGATTCAAGATGCATATGAGAGGAATGTGGCTGCTTGGGAGGCAGAAAATGATGATGAAGAACTCTGGGATGGACATGGAATGCAAACCATGTTCTGA
- the LOC103868533 gene encoding probable LRR receptor-like serine/threonine-protein kinase At1g51860 — protein sequence MKSHNGFLLPLVIAFAILQSVQAQNQPGFVSLDCGLIPKSTVYTEKTTNITYTSDTAYIDSGLVGRINDSYKTPLQQQTWTLRSFPEGQRNCYNFKLTANRKYLIRGTFVYGNYDGLNQIPEFDLHIGPNKWTSVILDGVANASIYEMIHVLPQDRLQVCLVKTGKTSPFISSLELRPLNNKAYVTQSGSLMSFARIYFPETPSYLRYDEDFHDRIWVPYSENETLSLSTNLRVDTSSNSYDVPQNVANSAIIPAKPTDPLNIWWDLGDAKTQSYIYMHFAEIQNLGYNEIREYNITYNGDQVWETFFRPGKLNITTIISPTAVSSPDGRFNFTFTRTKKSTLPPLINALEVYTVVENLLLATYQDEVSAMMNIKKTYGLSKKISWQGDPCSPQIYRWEGVNCLHVDSDQPLIISLNLTRSGLNGTIAPDIANLIQLRELDLSKNDLSGDIPHFLADMKMLTLINLSGNPKLNLTIPDSLQERINNKSLTLIIDVKPGRKFTLVAIEISVAGVITALGILTICFIVARKKHNKVSSSVNSEKRSSNQSIGTKERIFTYSDILKMTNNFERVLGKGGYGRVYYGNLNDTQVAVKMLFHTSAAQDYKHFKAEVELLLRVHHRHLVGLVGYCDDGDNLALIYEYMANGDLKENMSGKRGEHVLTWENRMLIAMEAAQGLEYLHNGSIPPMVHRDVKTTNILLNELFQAKLADFGLSRSSPVDGESYVSTVIAGTPGYLDPEYYITNLLSEKSDVYSFGVVLLEIITNQPVIDITRERSHITQWVGFFLLEGDIRNIIDPKLMGDFDTNGVWKAVELALACVSPTSNRRPTMPHVVMELKECLESEIARKQGSQVMYSKDSVDFSLSPGSELSPGPR from the exons ATGAAATCTCACAATGGTTTTTTGCTACCCTTAGTCATAGCTTTTGCCATTCTTCAATCAGTCCAAGCTCAAAATCAACCAG GATTTGTGAGCTTGGATTGTGGATTAATCCCTAAGAGCACAGTCTATACGGAGAAGACAACAAATATAACATACACATCAGACACGGCCTATATCGACAGTGGATTAGTTGGGAGGATCAATGATTCATACAAGACACCGTTACAGCAACAGACTTGGACCTTAAGAAGCTTCCCTGAAGGTCAGAGAAACTGTTACAACTTCAAGCTTACGGCGAACCGCAAATATTTGATTAGAGGTACCTTTGTGTATGGGAATTATGACGGTCTAAACCAGATCCCCGAGTTTGATCTTCACATTGGTCCTAACAAATGGACTTCTGTTATATTGGATGGAGTAGCAAATGCTTCGATCTACGAGATGATCCATGTCTTACCACAAGACCGGCTTCAAGTTTGTCTTGTCAAAACAGGAAAAACGTCACCGTTTATATCGTCCTTGGAACTTCGTCCGTTGAACAATAAAGCTTATGTCACGCAAAGTGGATCGTTGATGTCGTTCGCCAGAATTTACTTTCCGGAGACTCCATCTTACCTCAG GTATGATGAAGACTTCCATGACCGAATTTGGGTTCCTTATAGCGAGAATGAAACCCTGTCGTTAAGTACCAATCTTCGAGTCGATACAAGCAGTAACTCCTACGATGTGCCTCAAAATGTGGCGAATTCCGCAATAATTCCTGCAAAGCCTACTGATCCTCTTAACATATGGTGGGATCTCGGCGATGCCAAAACACAGtcatatatatacatgcatttCGCTGAAATTCAGAATCTTGGATATAATGAGATCAGAGAATACAACATTACTTACAACGGTGATCAGGTTTGGGAAACTTTCTTTAGACCTGGCAAACTCAACATCACAACAATCATTAGTCCAACAGCGGTGAGTTCTCCAGATGGGAGATTCAATTTCACTTTTACAAGGACAAAAAAATCTACTCTTCCTCCACTTATCAATGCCCTTGAGGTTTATACAGTTGTTGAAAATTTACTGCTGGCGACATACCAAGATGAAG TCTCTGCTATGATGAACATCAAGAAAACATATGGATTGAGTAAAAAGATAAGTTGGCAAGGAGATCCTTGTTCTCCTCAAATTTATCGATGGGAAGGTGTGAATTGCCTTCATGTGGACTCAGATCAACCTCTCATCATATCCTT GAACTTGACAAGAAGCGGACTGAACGGTACCATAGCCCCTGATATTGCTAATCTTATACAATTAAGAGAACT AGATTTATCCAAGAATGATTTATCAGGAGACATTCCACATTTTCTTGCTGATATGAAGATGCTGACACTCAT AAACTTAAGCGGAAACCCGAAGCTCAATCTCACAATTCCAGATTCTCTTCAAGAAAGGATAAACAACAAATCATTAACACTAAT AATAGATGTCAAACCGGGTAGAAAGTTTACTTTGGTTGCTATTGAGATATCGGTGGCTGGCGTGATCACTGCCCTAGGTATCCTTACCATATGTTTCATTGTTGCAAGGAAAAAACATAATAAAG TTTCAAGCAGCGTAAATAGTGAGAAGAGATCATCCAATCAATCAATCGGAACAAAGGAACGGATATTCACGTATTCCGACATATTAAAGATGACAAATAACTTTGAGAGAGTGCTTGGTAAAGGAGGCTACGGAAGAGTGTATTATGGAAACTTAAATGATACTCAAGTAGCAGTAAAAATGCTCTTTCATACATCAGCTGCTCAAGATTATAAACATTTCAAAGCAGAG GTTGAACTTCTTTTAAGAGTCCACCATAGACATTTGGTGGGACTTGTGGGTTATTGTGATGATGGTGACAATTTAGCTTTGATTTACGAATACATGGCAAATGGAGACTTGAAAGAGAATATGTCAG GAAAACGCGGTGAGCATGTTCTAACTTGGGAAAACAGGATGCTAATAGCTATGGAGGCAGCACAAG GATTGGAGTATCTGCACAATGGAAGTATTCCTCCCATGGTCCATAGAGACGTGAAAACTACTAACATACTATTAAATGAGCTGTTTCAAGCGAAGCTAGCTGATTTTGGGCTCTCTAGATCTTCCCCGGTCGATGGTGAATCATATGTATCAACAGTAATTGCAGGAACACCTGGTTACTTAGACCCTGA GTACTATATAACAAACTTGCTAAGCGAGAAGAGCGACGTGTATAGCTTCGGGGTAGTGCTATTAGAGATCATCACAAACCAGCCTGTGATCGATATAACCCGTGAGAGATCTCACATTACACAATGGGTTGGCTTCTTTCTCCTGGAAGGAGACATTAGGAATATTATCGACCCAAAACTGATGGGAGATTTTGATACAAATGGTGTATGGAAAGCAGTGGAGTTGGCGCTGGCATGTGTAAGCCCTACCTCAAACCGTAGACCGACAATGCCACATGTTGTGATGGAGCTAAAAGAATGTCTGGAGTCAGAGATTGCCAGGAAACAAGGGAGTCAAGTGATGTATTCTAAAGATTCTGTTGATTTTAGCTTATCTCCTGGTTCCGAACTCTCTCCCGGACCCAGGTGA